In Lacibacter sp. H375, one DNA window encodes the following:
- a CDS encoding RsmE family RNA methyltransferase: MALPFFYIDSFDASEQFITLNEETSKHVVQVLRMQVGEQLYLTDGKGSLLTAAITDAHKKHCVVQVKSVSHQPQAARKITIAVSLVKNASRFEWFLEKATEIGVTEIIPLLSERTERQHFRYDRMKGIVVSAMLQSQQSWMPVLHQPVKFEQLKTMQFENSLKLIAHCEETEKNSFSNFQIEKFSNAIILIGPEGDFTNEEINQAIAAGYKPIMLGETRLRTETAGVVAAALLCIA; the protein is encoded by the coding sequence ATGGCACTACCATTTTTTTATATTGATTCTTTTGATGCATCTGAGCAATTTATTACGTTGAATGAAGAAACATCCAAACATGTGGTGCAGGTGTTGCGTATGCAGGTAGGAGAGCAATTGTATTTAACGGATGGTAAAGGAAGTCTGCTCACTGCTGCTATTACTGATGCGCACAAGAAACATTGTGTGGTACAAGTAAAGTCTGTAAGCCATCAACCGCAAGCTGCACGCAAAATCACCATTGCAGTTTCTTTGGTTAAGAATGCAAGCCGTTTTGAATGGTTCCTTGAAAAAGCAACAGAGATTGGTGTAACAGAAATTATTCCGTTGCTAAGTGAACGCACAGAGCGACAACATTTCCGTTACGACCGTATGAAAGGAATAGTTGTAAGTGCGATGTTACAAAGCCAGCAATCATGGATGCCCGTTTTGCATCAGCCGGTTAAATTCGAACAGTTGAAAACGATGCAATTTGAAAATTCATTGAAGCTGATCGCTCATTGTGAAGAAACAGAGAAGAACTCATTTTCAAATTTTCAAATTGAAAAATTTTCAAATGCAATAATACTGATCGGCCCTGAAGGTGATTTCACCAATGAAGAAATTAACCAGGCAATTGCTGCCGGTTACAAGCCAATAATGCTTGGTGAAACAAGATTACGAACCGAAACTGCAGGAGTAGTGGCTGCTGCATTATTATGTATTGCATGA